A stretch of DNA from Acropora palmata chromosome 12, jaAcrPala1.3, whole genome shotgun sequence:
ACAGATTTGAATTGCCTAATAGACATGGAAATTGTCAAACTGACTCAACAGTCAATACAAAATGAGATTTCTTTGGGAATTatgacaaaatcaaaatgattgcaactaaaatttaaaaaacttaCTGAATAAAACTCCTTATAgtcatgacaagaaaaaataatgcattgTTTGCAAAAACTCTAAATATAGAAATAGAAAGCCATTTAAGACGGACGGCAACTGGAAATTGTTCACTCATGTCTTGCAATTCGTATCCTTTGGGGCCTTCTTGCCTCCACGCACTtcatattgattttttgtacCACTTGGCTAGGGACAGGAGAGTCCTTTGCAAACTTGGAACAAACTTTCCCTGAGAAAGattaagaattaaaacaatgttatgGACTGCTGTGTTATTGGTACAgatatcataataattattgtaaatgtgGCAGTCGGTCCTGTGGAATCTGTCTGTGAATTGCATCTCAGTATTaggccttgaatattttttcttgtacatTTAATTGTCACTAATTTGCAATAACAAGTAAAATGCAGTTCAACTCACCAATAAGAGCGTAAATAACAAGGGGATCCAAAGgctggtggccatttttgccctTCTTCTCATTACCCTTTGCACAGGACACTGCAAGggtttcttttgtaaaaaagATGTCAATGGCAGCATTAATATATCCTGCCCAGTTCTTGCATGCTGCACAGTAAGCTCGTTGGTGGGGATACCAATAAACCCCAGTTCCCTCCATTACTTCCACCATCTGTTAAATCAGATCAGACACAATAGTAATTGTTAGAAGAACGTGGTTTGTTGCACACTGAACAATAgagaaaaatatcacaaagTTCATTTATTTTGGCACTTCTCATTTAAACATTTAAACGTATAAATACTCTTTGAGGGTTTTTGAGGGGAGCAGGGTTGATGCAGTGATGAGAGcgcttgccttccaccaatgtgtctCGGGTTTGATTCCCGGACTCAGCGTCGTAAATGGGCTGAGTTTggtggttctctactctgctctgagagctttttctccgggtactccggttttatGACTAAaccaattttacaataatcatCACTGAtaaaaagaattcaaaatgatgtTATTACCTTGTATTCTGCTGCTAATGTTTTGTCCAGAATACCAGCCCCAGGTCTTGATTTGACCACTTCTGCAGATGTCTTTGCCTTCACTATGAACAGACatgcaattttaaaagcattagTCAGCAGTACCTTTATTGTATCTTTATAACAAGGTTCTTAGAAAGTCCAGATTTTAAAAGTGCACTAGTCTTAGACTTACTCGCTTAACTAAATGAAACAGCAaaatcttcaattttgaaCATTTGATATCTGCTGCAAATTACAAGCTTAAGGTCTCTATTGCTTGAAGAGGacttcaggacttcaatgaaGTGAAGTTTTGCCTGCCAAACttaacaataatcattactccagcccttttttttaacagagcTGTTAACTATTGGTTTTCTTCCCAAGAACCTAATAAAATGGTGGATAatacaaccaatcacaaacccatatttgaaacaacaataatgGTTTAAATGGTCATCTCAAGAGCAGCAAAAAGAGGCATTTGGATCATGATAACTAAGAGAAAACTAGAGTAGCGGTAGTCAGGAGCTAACATTGTAAGATAATGGTTTGACACTGACCGGTTCTTTTATGGTTTCATTGAAGAAGTTTCAGCTGGTGCTTACTAACGCTATATTTCAACTGATGAAGGCTTGAACACCAGCCAAACCTCAATGAAACACCAAATAACTGGTCATGCAGTGTCAAGCTATAATTGTCttacaaaaggaaaacttatGAATAGCCTATACGTAAGCagttgaaaaagagaaaaacaggaagAACTTACATGCAATGTTCAGCCTCTTCTGAACTTTCTCCAAACGCTTTCTCAAAGCCTCAACTTCAAGTTTGTGGTCTTCACAGCAATTAGAACTGTTAGAGTTACTGACACACCCTTCAAGGATTTCTTCACCTTCATCACCATCTTCATCATCAGTGTAATCTTCAATGGCATTCTGAAAATGCAAGCCTCTTTTTGGCTGAGAGGGCGTTGCTGACCTGTTTGGTCTCAGAGGAGTTTTATCTGTACTGTCTCGTGAATTCTGTCTACTGTTGACATTCTGGTCACCGTCAGGAGAAGGTACATGGAAGGTTGGATGGGCCGGTGGAGTCAGTTGTTGTGAGGTTTGGCAGCTTGTTGGAGGTCTGGTATGGTTGCTATTATGAGATTGAGAGTTGCCAGAAGTAGTGGTACTGGGCTGGAGAATAGGTTGAGGTGTGAAAATTGTGACCTCAGTTTCTGTTAAGTTGTTACAAGAGGTGGCCAATCGGGCTGCTGCCTGAGCTTTTCTTGCTTctaaaatatgtttttgcCTCTCCTGATCTTgttccttcttttttcttttctcttccctttcttttgcctttttttctttttcttgtgcactGTCTGCTtgcttcgttttctttctcttttgccTATCTGTACTATCTTCTGGgtcctttcttttctgttggGCTCTTGAATCTCCCTTTGCATTattcttctttgccttttccAAATGCACGCGTTCCTTCATGAGTTCATTTCTATCAGctgcaaaagtgaaaataaaattgtattGACTCAAGCACAATGTAGGGTAATAAAATCATGATGCACTTTCTGGGGGGAGATCTCCTAAAAAGAGGGACAGCACTTACTTCTTTGAAGCTCAGTCTTAGTCATTAAAATACAGATGTGGCCTCAAATTTGGGCATACCTGGTTTATGCCAAAACTATGCATATTTTGTGTAATAAGGGACATGTAGTTTTCAAACAATAGCTTATCACATAGTGTGTATTTTGGAACTATAGCTATAAACATACCTcctttttgtaatattttagcatCATAGAACTGGCCATTTGGAATCCAAATGGCACTGACAATATCACCAACATTGAtagcatcatcatcatcatcatcatcaggaAAAATGTGTCATATTTCTTCTCTTCCTAGAACCCTTAAATTGTTATCATCCTCATAGCAAACAAGGTACCACGTCTCTGTAggaataaataagtaaaaaataatatattgaTGAGCATGGACTGTGTATAGGCTCTTTGCTGTTTACAGTCACATGGCACAAAAACCACCGTGTGACTGTAAGTTGCAAGTGACCTATTGTCTGATGATTGCTTTGAGAGAAGCATGAGACTGAGTATTGAATAAATATCTTGGACCAAATATTCCATTCCTTTGTCTTGAATCAATTACCATGATCGCAGATgaaggaaagcaaaatttaaactcgTTTGTAAAAGGTTAGCTGAGGAAAAATTTGAACAGCAAcatatgaaatatatatataaattcaTTGAATGTAGATCAGACTTTACATGCAGATCGATCGAGAgcaatttatatatatatatgaatagATGTGACATCTTTGCTGATCATGATACGACAACTATGTTCAAATCGTATTCCATCGCTTATTTTATATAATTCAATACATGAActattaaatttgaaatcgGCCGATTGCTGAAAACGATCGATCGCCAAAGTTTGGCTGGCAACAGATCTAGAATGGTAGTGCAAGAGTTTACTCTAAACCATGCCATGTGTTATGCATCAATTAAGATCTTGGTCGCTTACCTTCTCTGAGACGTGCTGGAACGTTTCTTTTTCGCGAGATTCGGTCAGACATCATCAGATCTTTTCTTGTCGGCGAAATCGATAAACGAAAGTCTGGTTTTTCTTAAGACGAAGAGAAAGATAATCGAACTTCGATGAAATCAGCGTGTGCGAAGAAACTGCGATTTGAAAGCGACGCGCTCAGTAAAAGCATTCAGCTTATTGGTTAAACAAAAGGACACGTGATCTTTTTGTTGGCAACGCGTGCGCCACGGAGAGATTATCACGCGGAAGGATGCACGTGAAAGACTGACAGTAACATGGCGGAACAGCGTACACCTCGAAGACGttacaaagaatttttgcGTTATTCAAACCCTCATAAGTTCGCGACAGAAAGAAGACGAAACACTAGAAAAAATTGCATCCATAACGTCGATCGATCGCCGTTTGTTTTCAACGAATTCAACGTTCAAGATATGTTTGGCGAAGAGCCTGCCAGGTTTTTCGATGACAGCTCCAGTCATGAGCGAGTTCAGAAAACGGAAAACTCATCACTTAGTGAATTGTGCAGCTTAGAGCACGCTCAAGAACTTGATGAAGCAATTCAGCTTGAATCTGACGAAATGTGCGATGGCTTACTGAGTGATCAAGATGAGAACCAAGATGAACTATTGCCTCACAATGAATGCATGTATGAACGATATGTTATGGACGACGACGCGGGATCGGATATTTTTAGCGACTGCGAGAACACAGCATCGGACTCTGAATCTTCTTCAAAAGAGcacgaaagagaaaagaatgacATGCTTTATTCGGGTTCGCCTATTACGAGCAGTTCAAGTGTCGTGTTGTTGTTATCGTTTGTGTTGAAGCATAAGCTCACTCGTGAAGCATTTAGTGATTTACTTGCTGTAGTTGAAGCTCACTGCCCCCGACCAAATAACTGTAGAACGACagttaaaaaattgtttcagtttgtAAGCGAAGCCAAAGGCGACATTGTTAAACACTTCTACTGTAGTTACTGCAATGCGTATTATGGCAGAGGTGATAATCCTACCCAAGTAAACAGGACCTGCAACATTTGTGGTCAAGGCATTCCGACAGATGGTAGATTCTTCATTGAAGTACCTATTGTAAGACAGTTGCAAAAGTTTTTCACTGGtaagtgtttgttttttttctctcgcagATGTATTGATAAATCACCCACttcattttttgcaaagtttcaCAAGTTTTACACAGCTTTTAACAAGTATTTATTGTTATCTGACCTTTAATTAAGTGAAACCTTGTTAACCGGTCGGGTTTACATGTAACACTTCGACGGGTGACCAGCTGCAAAGACCTTGTCCTCTAAATTccaattttgttcttttttgtttttgttgtttcatctTCCTGTTTTATACTTACAAGCAAACAGCAAAGCAAGTTGAGCTTTTTAAGGAAACTGTAACCATTTTAATGGCTAGAGTATGAAAGTAGAGCCAGTTTTTTATAACCtgattatttaattattcagAACTTATAGCGAGCAGGGGGAACCCTGTTTGCAACACAACTATATGCATGCATATAGTTGTGTTGTATCAGATTTAAAGACACTCTTTAAACAGTAAttgtatttatattttcttcatgGATTATTAATCAGTGTATAAATGTAgtggagcagttttcaaaggaCTGTTGTAACTAAGctattgctacgcttagtgattggcttaaaagactcgcgccagttttttgaccaatgagaatccaaaccaaaaccaatcgcatcTTGTACGCATGATTTTTCCCGTGCTTCGAGctagttacaggtaattgctaggaattgtgattggttcatcgcgctgcctgctcctgttgtgattggttggagtaattgctttggttttggtttttcaacagtaatttgaaaaccgctctgtACAGGGGTGTATGTGAC
This window harbors:
- the LOC141859982 gene encoding uncharacterized protein LOC141859982, with protein sequence MAEQRTPRRRYKEFLRYSNPHKFATERRRNTRKNCIHNVDRSPFVFNEFNVQDMFGEEPARFFDDSSSHERVQKTENSSLSELCSLEHAQELDEAIQLESDEMCDGLLSDQDENQDELLPHNECMYERYVMDDDAGSDIFSDCENTASDSESSSKEHEREKNDMLYSGSPITSSSSVVLLLSFVLKHKLTREAFSDLLAVVEAHCPRPNNCRTTVKKLFQFVSEAKGDIVKHFYCSYCNAYYGRGDNPTQVNRTCNICGQGIPTDGRFFIEVPIVRQLQKFFTDPEFVNSLQYRFQRVKRADKNIEDVYDGSLYRSKCGPGGFLSEKYNLSVKLNTDGVAILPSLRRAGTCW
- the LOC141859980 gene encoding uncharacterized protein LOC141859980 → MKERVHLEKAKKNNAKGDSRAQQKRKDPEDSTDRQKRKKTKQADSAQEKEKKAKEREEKRKKKEQDQERQKHILEARKAQAAARLATSCNNLTETEVTIFTPQPILQPSTTTSGNSQSHNSNHTRPPTSCQTSQQLTPPAHPTFHVPSPDGDQNVNSRQNSRDSTDKTPLRPNRSATPSQPKRGLHFQNAIEDYTDDEDGDEGEEILEGCVSNSNSSNCCEDHKLEVEALRKRLEKVQKRLNIALKAKTSAEVVKSRPGAGILDKTLAAEYKMVEVMEGTGVYWYPHQRAYCAACKNWAGYINAAIDIFFTKETLAVSCAKGNEKKGKNGHQPLDPLVIYALIGKVCSKFAKDSPVPSQVVQKINMKCVEARRPQRIRIARHE